The proteins below come from a single Alligator mississippiensis isolate rAllMis1 chromosome 2, rAllMis1, whole genome shotgun sequence genomic window:
- the C2H11orf96 gene encoding uncharacterized protein C11orf96 homolog, whose product MMAAAKPAELLGICSSYQAVMPHLVCLAEAFPPPVRPAKPPAAKGKQRRSRQSRFKTQPVTFDEIQEVEEEGVSPVEEERAKKSFLQSLECLRRSTQNLSLVQRDKLGSCCKLRSSLDSSDSDSAL is encoded by the coding sequence ATGATGGCAGCGGCGAAGCCCGCCGAGCTCTTGGGCATCTGCTCCAGCTACCAGGCGGTGATGCCGCACTTGGTATGCCTGGCCGAGGCGTTCCCGCCGCCCGTGCGCCCCGCCAAGCCGCCGGCCGCCAAGGGCAAGCAGCGGCGGTCCCGGCAGTCCCGCTTCAAGACGCAGCCGGTGACTTTCGACGAGAtccaggaggtggaggaggaaggcGTGTCGCCCGTGGAGGAGGAGCGCGCCAAGAAGTCCTTCCTGCAGTCGCTGGAGTGCCTGCGGCGGAGCACCCAGAACCTCAGCCTGGTGCAGCGCGAcaagctgggcagctgctgcaagcTGCGGAGCAGCCTGGACTCCAGCGACTCGGACTCGGCGCTGTGA